In one window of Methanothermobacter sp. DNA:
- a CDS encoding PDGLE domain-containing protein, translated as MNARDKKFMTGGILIALIIAILAPFLASENPDGLESTAEKVMPNPETEPVVESPMPDYTIPVLGESKVGGSIAMVLGTALVLGLAYGAGVLLRRRETEPDEGK; from the coding sequence ATGAATGCCCGTGATAAAAAATTCATGACAGGGGGCATCCTGATTGCCCTCATAATAGCCATTCTGGCACCATTCCTTGCATCAGAAAACCCTGACGGACTTGAAAGCACAGCTGAGAAGGTGATGCCCAACCCTGAAACTGAACCGGTGGTTGAATCGCCGATGCCAGACTACACCATTCCTGTGCTTGGTGAAAGCAAGGTTGGCGGTTCCATAGCAATGGTCCTGGGCACCGCCCTCGTGCTGGGCCTCGCCTATGGAGCTGGAGTACTGCTCCGTAGAAGGGAAACAGAACCTGATGAGGGGAAATAA